One window from the genome of Nicotiana tomentosiformis chromosome 5, ASM39032v3, whole genome shotgun sequence encodes:
- the LOC138892732 gene encoding uncharacterized protein: MDPNKALYRRQCLSPVGWFDLDEAILFGIDLVRDALEKVKVIQERFRTTQSMQMSYAYRKVRDVAYIVGEKVLLRVLPMKGVMQFGKKGKLNSRFIGLFDMLERIGEVAYRLALPPNLARVHPVFHVFMLRKYHEERSHVLDFSTVQLDENLTYKKESVATLD; the protein is encoded by the coding sequence atggatcCGAATAAGGCCTTATATAGGAGGCAATGTCTTTcaccggttggttggtttgatctTGATGAGGCTATATTGTTTGGCATCGATTTGGTCcgtgatgctttggaaaaggttaaggtgattcaggagcgatTTCGTACAACTCAGTCAATGCAAATGAGTTATGCATACCGGAAGGTTCGAGATGTGGCTTACATTGTGGGTGAGAAAGTTCTTCTCCGAGTTTTACCTATGAAGGGCGTAATgcagtttgggaagaagggcaagttgaactcGAGGTTTATTGGCCTATTTGATATGTTGGAGAgaattggggaggttgcttataggcttgcattgcctcctaacCTAGCAAgggtgcatccagtatttcatgttttcatgcttcgaAAGTACCATGAGGAAaggtcacatgttttggactttagcacgGTACAACTTGATGAGAATTTGACCTATAAGAAAGAGTCGGTGGCTACTCTAGACTGA